Proteins encoded by one window of Emticicia oligotrophica DSM 17448:
- a CDS encoding flavin-containing monooxygenase encodes MKQVCIIGAGSSGITAAKALKEKGITFDCFEKGSDIGGVWRYNNDNGVSSAYKSLHINTNRNVMAYSDFPMPDDYPMFPHHSHIIKYFEAYVEHFKLREHITFNTAVVDVLRNNDGTYNVTLDNRQSYDYQYVIVANGHHWNPRFPTPAFQGTFTGEILHSHYYREPEQIKDKDVLVVGIGNSAVDIACEAARTHSGKVVISTRSGAYITPNWIWSMPFDNLANPLTAKLPLWLQRMLLNATLWLARGRQEDYGVPKPNRPVLSEHPTLSQDLLNLSGRGLIKFKPNIKEFRGKTVVFEDGSEQDFDVIIYATGYKVTFPFLKHYAEFDVEQTNDIRLFKKVIHPEYKNLFFLALLQPLGAIMPLAEIQAKWIAKIIKGESKLPSKEAMLQSIEDDHQKLVKRYKQTPRHTLQVDFFTYKASIEKEMKR; translated from the coding sequence ATGAAACAAGTGTGTATCATTGGTGCTGGCTCTTCTGGTATTACTGCTGCTAAGGCACTCAAAGAAAAAGGAATTACGTTTGATTGTTTTGAAAAAGGCTCAGATATTGGCGGCGTATGGCGATATAATAATGATAATGGCGTATCATCGGCTTATAAAAGTTTACACATAAATACCAATCGAAATGTGATGGCTTATTCGGATTTTCCGATGCCCGACGATTATCCAATGTTTCCGCATCACTCACATATTATTAAATATTTCGAGGCTTATGTAGAACATTTTAAATTACGTGAGCATATTACTTTCAATACAGCAGTAGTTGATGTTTTACGAAATAATGATGGAACTTATAATGTAACACTTGATAATAGGCAATCGTATGATTATCAGTATGTTATCGTTGCTAACGGGCATCATTGGAATCCTCGTTTCCCAACCCCAGCTTTCCAAGGAACTTTTACTGGAGAAATCCTACATTCGCATTATTATCGAGAACCAGAGCAAATCAAAGATAAAGATGTTTTAGTGGTAGGAATTGGCAATTCGGCCGTTGATATCGCTTGTGAAGCTGCCCGAACACATTCAGGGAAAGTAGTAATTTCGACTCGTAGTGGAGCGTACATTACTCCCAATTGGATTTGGAGTATGCCATTCGATAATTTGGCTAATCCGCTGACAGCTAAATTGCCGCTTTGGCTACAACGTATGCTACTCAATGCTACCTTATGGTTGGCTCGTGGTAGGCAGGAAGATTATGGGGTGCCGAAACCTAATCGCCCAGTTTTAAGCGAACACCCGACACTCTCGCAAGATTTACTGAATCTTTCGGGGCGAGGACTTATAAAATTTAAGCCTAATATTAAAGAATTTAGGGGAAAAACAGTGGTTTTTGAAGATGGCTCTGAGCAAGATTTTGATGTAATTATTTATGCCACAGGTTATAAAGTTACGTTTCCATTTTTAAAGCATTATGCGGAATTTGATGTAGAGCAGACGAATGATATTCGCCTATTTAAAAAAGTTATTCATCCTGAATATAAAAACTTATTCTTTTTAGCCTTACTTCAACCTTTGGGAGCAATTATGCCTTTGGCTGAAATACAGGCTAAGTGGATAGCAAAAATTATTAAAGGTGAAAGCAAATTACCATCGAAGGAAGCGATGCTACAATCAATCGAAGACGACCACCAGAAACTTGTAAAAAGATATAAACAAACCCCTCGGCATACTTTGCAGGTAGATTTCTTTACCTACAAAGCAAGCATAGAGAAGGAAATGAAGCGATAA
- a CDS encoding four helix bundle protein, giving the protein MQVHNFRDLKAWQLSIDAVVDIYKITSAFPSDEKFGLISQIRRCAVSIPSNIAEGSGRGSNKDFARFLGIALASSYELETQLIISNKLDIISIDSLNFLSEKLQEIQKIIFSLQRKFSQE; this is encoded by the coding sequence ATGCAAGTTCATAATTTCCGTGATTTGAAAGCTTGGCAATTGTCAATTGATGCTGTTGTTGATATTTACAAAATCACCTCAGCGTTTCCAAGTGACGAAAAATTTGGATTGATAAGTCAAATTAGACGTTGTGCAGTTTCTATCCCTTCAAATATTGCCGAAGGTTCTGGACGTGGAAGTAATAAGGATTTTGCACGATTTCTGGGAATTGCACTTGCTTCATCCTATGAACTTGAAACGCAACTTATCATATCGAATAAATTAGATATTATATCAATAGATTCATTAAATTTTTTAAGTGAAAAATTACAGGAAATACAAAAGATTATATTTTCACTTCAAAGAAAATTCAGCCAAGAATGA
- a CDS encoding SDR family NAD(P)-dependent oxidoreductase produces MRLLNKIALITGAGRGIGEAIALGFAREGADIIINEVEGATYAEGVAEKIRAIGRNAEVIYADISKVNEIRSMFAQIREKFGKLNILVNNAGITGWSDFFETDEAIFDKVMGVNLKGTLFCSIEAAKIMRENGGGSIINVSTICAALSVKNLIVYSTSKGGIHAMAEQMAVELAPYNIRVNTFGPGPINVERNLREDPNYRTNWGGVVPLGRTGEPEEMIGPAVFLASDDSSYVSGQLFFVDGAWSVQGKIPTNSMDSQLANSNK; encoded by the coding sequence ATGAGACTTTTAAATAAAATTGCCCTAATTACGGGGGCTGGGCGTGGTATTGGCGAGGCAATTGCCCTTGGTTTTGCTCGTGAAGGTGCTGATATCATTATCAATGAAGTTGAGGGGGCTACTTATGCCGAAGGGGTAGCAGAAAAAATTCGAGCGATTGGCCGAAATGCCGAAGTAATCTATGCCGATATTTCTAAAGTCAATGAAATTAGAAGCATGTTTGCCCAAATCCGAGAAAAATTTGGCAAACTTAATATTTTGGTCAATAATGCTGGAATTACGGGTTGGAGCGATTTTTTCGAAACCGATGAAGCAATTTTTGATAAAGTAATGGGTGTAAACCTAAAAGGTACACTCTTTTGCTCAATTGAAGCGGCCAAAATTATGCGTGAAAATGGTGGTGGAAGCATCATCAACGTTTCTACCATTTGTGCCGCATTGAGCGTAAAAAACCTTATCGTTTATTCAACAAGTAAAGGTGGAATTCATGCGATGGCCGAACAAATGGCCGTAGAATTGGCTCCTTACAATATTAGAGTTAATACTTTTGGGCCAGGGCCAATCAATGTAGAACGAAACCTAAGAGAAGACCCAAATTATCGTACCAATTGGGGCGGAGTTGTTCCACTCGGTCGCACAGGCGAACCCGAAGAAATGATTGGTCCAGCGGTTTTCTTAGCTTCCGATGATTCGAGCTATGTTTCTGGACAACTATTCTTCGTTGACGGAGCATGGAGCGTACAAGGTAAAATCCCTACCAATAGCATGGATAGCCAATTGGCCAATAGCAATAAATAA
- a CDS encoding ThuA domain-containing protein translates to MKQIFERNMMPLLMAFVFSISSFAQGGQFRVLLFTKTDGFHHESINEGVTAVKKLAERHSFSVEWQENASVFNDKALERYQAVIFLNTTGNILNDEQQAAFEKFIKAGKGFVGVHSATDTEYDWPWYGKLVGNYFKIHPAQQTAYLKVEDSNFPGMERFPKKLLWTDEWYEFKTPSPANDLKVLISIDEKSYNPNTKWGDNEGKGMGFHPISWYHNYDGGRAFYTALGHIPLVFSDQTFLDHLYGGIYWAATGKGL, encoded by the coding sequence ATGAAACAAATTTTCGAACGAAACATGATGCCATTGTTGATGGCATTTGTTTTCTCTATTTCATCTTTTGCACAGGGAGGACAATTTCGAGTATTACTTTTTACCAAAACTGACGGGTTTCATCATGAATCAATTAATGAAGGTGTAACGGCAGTGAAAAAATTAGCCGAACGCCATAGCTTTAGCGTTGAATGGCAAGAAAATGCTTCTGTCTTTAATGATAAAGCTTTAGAAAGATACCAAGCGGTTATTTTCTTGAATACTACTGGAAATATCTTGAACGATGAACAACAAGCGGCATTCGAGAAATTTATCAAAGCAGGAAAAGGTTTTGTAGGTGTTCATAGTGCAACTGATACCGAATATGATTGGCCTTGGTACGGTAAATTGGTAGGCAATTATTTCAAGATTCACCCTGCACAACAAACGGCTTATTTGAAAGTGGAAGATAGTAATTTTCCGGGAATGGAGCGTTTTCCTAAAAAATTACTTTGGACAGATGAATGGTATGAGTTCAAGACCCCCTCTCCAGCCAACGATTTGAAAGTTTTGATATCTATTGATGAAAAATCATACAATCCGAACACAAAATGGGGCGATAACGAAGGAAAAGGCATGGGTTTCCACCCGATTTCGTGGTACCATAATTATGATGGTGGTCGTGCCTTTTATACTGCTCTTGGCCACATTCCGTTGGTTTTCAGCGACCAAACTTTCCTTGACCATCTTTATGGTGGTATTTATTGGGCTGCTACTGGCAAAGGCTTATAA
- a CDS encoding acetyl-CoA C-acyltransferase, with protein sequence MNAYIVAGYRSAVGKAPKGVFRFTRPDDLAADVIKHLMAQVPNLDPARVDDLIVGNAVPEAEQGMQMARYISLLSLGKSVAGVTVNRYCGSGVETIAMAAAKISAGMADCIVAGGTESMSMVPTTGWKMALNYGLASHHPDYYIGMGLTAEQVAQQFNIGREEQDIFSYNSHQKALAAQAAGKFDDEIVPITVKETYFDEATGKKKNKEYTVTKDEGPRADTSVEALAKLRPVFSMGGSVTAGNSSQTSDGAAFVIVMSERMVNELGLKPIARMMAYASAGVEPRIMGIGPVAAIPIALKQAGLKQDDIDIIELNEAFAAQSLAVIKELGLDMSKINPNGGAIALGHALGSTGGRLTVQVLNELRRQNKKYGMVTACVGGGQGVAGIYELLS encoded by the coding sequence ATGAACGCATATATAGTAGCTGGCTACCGAAGTGCAGTCGGCAAAGCACCCAAAGGAGTTTTTCGCTTTACTCGCCCCGACGATTTGGCGGCTGACGTAATCAAGCACCTCATGGCACAAGTGCCAAACCTCGACCCTGCTCGTGTTGATGACCTCATCGTAGGAAATGCCGTTCCCGAAGCTGAGCAAGGTATGCAAATGGCTCGTTATATTTCGCTTTTGTCGTTGGGCAAGAGCGTAGCGGGCGTAACTGTAAACCGTTACTGCGGTTCGGGCGTTGAGACAATCGCAATGGCGGCTGCCAAAATTAGTGCAGGAATGGCCGATTGTATCGTAGCGGGTGGAACAGAGTCAATGTCGATGGTACCAACAACTGGTTGGAAAATGGCATTGAATTATGGATTAGCCTCTCATCACCCCGATTATTACATCGGAATGGGACTTACGGCCGAACAAGTGGCTCAACAATTTAACATCGGTCGTGAAGAACAAGATATTTTTTCTTACAATTCTCACCAAAAAGCATTGGCTGCACAAGCCGCTGGCAAATTCGATGATGAAATTGTACCGATTACCGTAAAAGAAACGTATTTCGACGAAGCCACTGGCAAGAAGAAAAACAAAGAATATACAGTAACCAAAGACGAAGGCCCACGTGCCGATACGAGTGTTGAGGCTTTAGCAAAACTTCGTCCTGTTTTCTCGATGGGTGGAAGTGTAACGGCTGGTAACTCATCGCAAACTTCTGATGGTGCAGCTTTCGTAATTGTGATGTCAGAAAGAATGGTGAACGAATTGGGTTTAAAACCAATCGCACGTATGATGGCTTATGCTTCGGCAGGTGTAGAGCCACGCATCATGGGTATTGGCCCAGTTGCCGCTATTCCGATTGCTTTGAAACAAGCAGGTTTGAAACAAGATGATATTGATATTATTGAGTTGAACGAAGCATTTGCTGCTCAATCTTTGGCGGTTATCAAAGAATTGGGCTTAGATATGAGCAAAATCAATCCAAATGGTGGTGCAATTGCTCTCGGTCATGCTCTTGGTTCAACTGGTGGTCGTTTGACTGTTCAAGTTTTGAATGAACTTCGTCGTCAAAACAAAAAATATGGTATGGTTACAGCCTGTGTTGGCGGTGGCCAAGGTGTAGCGGGGATTTATGAGTTATTGAGCTAA